In one Rhea pennata isolate bPtePen1 chromosome 17, bPtePen1.pri, whole genome shotgun sequence genomic region, the following are encoded:
- the MMP17 gene encoding matrix metalloproteinase-17 isoform X1 codes for MLSAAARHRGRRREMLLMVALWLAWQEAPAAPTPAADDITRGVDWLTKFGYLPPPDPVTGQLQTQEELTKAITAMQRFGGLEATGILDEATLELMKTPRCSLPDLAASETRQKRYAQAATKWNKRNLSWRVRTFPKESHLGHDTVRALMYYALKVWSDITPLNFHEVAGNNADIQIDFSKADHNDGYPFDGPGGTVAHAFFPGDHHTAGDTHFDDDEYWTFRSSDAHGMDLFAVAVHEFGHAIGLTHISAIESIMRPYYQGPVGDPLKYDLPYEDKVRIWQLYGVRESVSPTAKPEVSKTENHPILPELPENRSTVPLQRDVPNRCNTHFDAVAQIRGEAFFFKGKYFWRLTRNKHLVSLQPAQIHRFWRGLPLNLDSVDAVYERTSDHKIVFFKGDRYWVFKDNNVEEGYPRPISDFGLPLGGIDAAFSWAHNDKTYFFKDNLYWRYDDHERRMDPGYPSETALWKGIPSPLDDAMRWSDGASYFFRGKEYWKVLDSEMEAEAGYPQSIARDWLVCSGMQSDSPEAAGSSRTGARSKPGQHDESRSENGYEVCSCTSSSDSLQACPVLRLSASLMLTSMWTAALMCTAL; via the exons GACTGGCTGACAAAATTTGGTTATCTGCCTCCTCCGGATCCTGTCACAGGACAACTGCAGACCCAGGAGGAGCTCACGAAAGCCATCACTGCCATGCAGCGGTTTGGAGGTCTCGAAGCAACAGGGATCCTAG ATGAAGCCACGCTGGAATTAATGAAGACCCCTCGCTGCTCTCTCCCTGATCTTGCTGCCTCAGAGACCAGGCAGAAGCGGTATGCTCAGGCTGCGACCAAGTGGAACAAAAGGAACTTATCTTGGAG GGTCCGCACCTTCCCAAAAGAATCCCACCTGGGCCACGACACAGTCCGTGCCCTGATGTACTATGCCCTGAAGGTCTGGAGTGACATTACCCCACTGAATTTCCATGAAGTGGCCGGTAACAATGCCGACATACAGATTGACTTCTCCAAGGCAGATCACAATGATGGCTATCCCTTTGATGGGCCTGGTGGCACAGTAGCACACGCCTTCTTCCCTGGAGACCACCACACAGCAGGAGACACTCATTTTGATGATGATGAATATTGGACCTTCCGATCATCAG atgCTCATGGGATGGACCTATTTGCTGTAGCTGTCCATGAATTTGGCCATGCCATTGGCCTGACCCACATCTCTGCCATAGAGTCTATCATGAGACCCTATTATCAAGGTCCAGTGGGGGATCCTTTGAAGTATGACCTACCTTATGAGGATAAAGTCCGAATCTGGCAACTGTATG GAGTCAGGGAATCTGTGTCCCCTACAGCCAAGCCTGAagtaagcaaaacagaaaaccatCCTATCCTGCCGGAGCTGCCGGAGAACCGTTCCACTGTCCC GCTCCAGAGGGATGTGCCCAACAGATGCAATACTCACTTTGATGCTGTGGCCCAGATCAGAGGAGAGGCTTTCTTCTTCAAAG GCAAGTACTTCTGGAGACTGACTCGCAATAAGCACTTggtctccctccagccggcccAGATCCACCGTTTTTGGCGGGGTTTGCCTCTGAATCTGGACAGCGTGGATGCAGTCTATGAGAGAACCAGCGACCACAAGATCGTGTTCTTCAAAG gagacaGATACTGGGTGTTCAAAGACAACAACGTGGAGGAAGGATACCCACGGCCCATCTCCGACTTTGGCCTGCCCCTGGGAGGAATCGACGCTGCTTTTTCCTGGGCCCACAATGACAAGACTTATTTCTTTAAGGACAACCTCTACTGGCGCTACGATGACCACGAGCGGCGAATGGATCCTGGGTATCCTTCAGAGACCGCTTTGTGGAAGGGAATCCCCAGCCCTTTGGACGATGCCATGAGATGGTCAGATG GTGCAAGCTACTTCTTCAGGGGCAAGGAATACTGGAAGGTGctggacagtgagatggaagCTGAGGCTGGTTATCCCCAGTCCATCGCTAGAGACTGGCTGGTGTGCAGCGGCATGCAGTCGGACTCGCCagaagcagcagggagcagcaggactGGGGCACGCTCAAAACCAGGGCAGCACGATGAGAGCCGGTCAGAAAACGGCTACGAGGTCTGCTCCTGCACCTCGTCCTCCGATTCCCTCCAGGCTTGCCCTGTGCTCAGACTGTCAGCCAGCCTTATGCTGACAAGCatgtggacagcagcactgaTGTGCACGGCTCTATGA
- the MMP17 gene encoding matrix metalloproteinase-17 isoform X2 has protein sequence MLSAAARHRGRRREMLLMVALWLAWQEAPAAPTPAADDITRGVDWLTKFGYLPPPDPVTGQLQTQEELTKAITAMQRFGGLEATGILDEATLELMKTPRCSLPDLAASETRQKRYAQAATKWNKRNLSWRVRTFPKESHLGHDTVRALMYYALKVWSDITPLNFHEVAGNNADIQIDFSKADHNDGYPFDGPGGTVAHAFFPGDHHTAGDTHFDDDEYWTFRSSDAHGMDLFAVAVHEFGHAIGLTHISAIESIMRPYYQGPVGDPLKYDLPYEDKVRIWQLYAKPEVSKTENHPILPELPENRSTVPLQRDVPNRCNTHFDAVAQIRGEAFFFKGKYFWRLTRNKHLVSLQPAQIHRFWRGLPLNLDSVDAVYERTSDHKIVFFKGDRYWVFKDNNVEEGYPRPISDFGLPLGGIDAAFSWAHNDKTYFFKDNLYWRYDDHERRMDPGYPSETALWKGIPSPLDDAMRWSDGASYFFRGKEYWKVLDSEMEAEAGYPQSIARDWLVCSGMQSDSPEAAGSSRTGARSKPGQHDESRSENGYEVCSCTSSSDSLQACPVLRLSASLMLTSMWTAALMCTAL, from the exons GACTGGCTGACAAAATTTGGTTATCTGCCTCCTCCGGATCCTGTCACAGGACAACTGCAGACCCAGGAGGAGCTCACGAAAGCCATCACTGCCATGCAGCGGTTTGGAGGTCTCGAAGCAACAGGGATCCTAG ATGAAGCCACGCTGGAATTAATGAAGACCCCTCGCTGCTCTCTCCCTGATCTTGCTGCCTCAGAGACCAGGCAGAAGCGGTATGCTCAGGCTGCGACCAAGTGGAACAAAAGGAACTTATCTTGGAG GGTCCGCACCTTCCCAAAAGAATCCCACCTGGGCCACGACACAGTCCGTGCCCTGATGTACTATGCCCTGAAGGTCTGGAGTGACATTACCCCACTGAATTTCCATGAAGTGGCCGGTAACAATGCCGACATACAGATTGACTTCTCCAAGGCAGATCACAATGATGGCTATCCCTTTGATGGGCCTGGTGGCACAGTAGCACACGCCTTCTTCCCTGGAGACCACCACACAGCAGGAGACACTCATTTTGATGATGATGAATATTGGACCTTCCGATCATCAG atgCTCATGGGATGGACCTATTTGCTGTAGCTGTCCATGAATTTGGCCATGCCATTGGCCTGACCCACATCTCTGCCATAGAGTCTATCATGAGACCCTATTATCAAGGTCCAGTGGGGGATCCTTTGAAGTATGACCTACCTTATGAGGATAAAGTCCGAATCTGGCAACTGTATG CCAAGCCTGAagtaagcaaaacagaaaaccatCCTATCCTGCCGGAGCTGCCGGAGAACCGTTCCACTGTCCC GCTCCAGAGGGATGTGCCCAACAGATGCAATACTCACTTTGATGCTGTGGCCCAGATCAGAGGAGAGGCTTTCTTCTTCAAAG GCAAGTACTTCTGGAGACTGACTCGCAATAAGCACTTggtctccctccagccggcccAGATCCACCGTTTTTGGCGGGGTTTGCCTCTGAATCTGGACAGCGTGGATGCAGTCTATGAGAGAACCAGCGACCACAAGATCGTGTTCTTCAAAG gagacaGATACTGGGTGTTCAAAGACAACAACGTGGAGGAAGGATACCCACGGCCCATCTCCGACTTTGGCCTGCCCCTGGGAGGAATCGACGCTGCTTTTTCCTGGGCCCACAATGACAAGACTTATTTCTTTAAGGACAACCTCTACTGGCGCTACGATGACCACGAGCGGCGAATGGATCCTGGGTATCCTTCAGAGACCGCTTTGTGGAAGGGAATCCCCAGCCCTTTGGACGATGCCATGAGATGGTCAGATG GTGCAAGCTACTTCTTCAGGGGCAAGGAATACTGGAAGGTGctggacagtgagatggaagCTGAGGCTGGTTATCCCCAGTCCATCGCTAGAGACTGGCTGGTGTGCAGCGGCATGCAGTCGGACTCGCCagaagcagcagggagcagcaggactGGGGCACGCTCAAAACCAGGGCAGCACGATGAGAGCCGGTCAGAAAACGGCTACGAGGTCTGCTCCTGCACCTCGTCCTCCGATTCCCTCCAGGCTTGCCCTGTGCTCAGACTGTCAGCCAGCCTTATGCTGACAAGCatgtggacagcagcactgaTGTGCACGGCTCTATGA